One window of Meleagris gallopavo isolate NT-WF06-2002-E0010 breed Aviagen turkey brand Nicholas breeding stock unplaced genomic scaffold, Turkey_5.1 ChrUn_random_7180001957497, whole genome shotgun sequence genomic DNA carries:
- the LOC104917209 gene encoding claw keratin-like: MSCSSLCAPACGVAAPAPLADSYNELCVRQCPDSTVVIQPPASVVTFPGPILSSFPQNAVVGSAGVPAVGSGLGGTFGRSAGFGGYGGLGGYGGSYGLGGFGGYGGFGSCGYGGLRRGLGYLSGSCGPC; encoded by the coding sequence ATGTCCTGCTCCAGCCTGTGTGCCCCTGCCTGTGGGGTGGCCGCCCCGGCCCCACTGGCTGACAGCTACAACGAGCTCTGCGTGCGCCAGTGCCCCGACTCCACCGTGGTGATCCAACCCCCGGCCTCCGTGGTCACCTTCCCCGggcccatcctcagctccttcccacagAACGCTGTGGTTGGCTCAGCAGGAGTGCCCGCCGTTGGATCTGGCTTGGGTGGCACCTTTGGACGTAGTGCCGGCTTTGGGGGCTATGGAGGCCTGGGAGGCTATGGTGGCTCTTATGGCCTTGGGGGCTTTGGGGGCTATGGAGGCTTTGGCAGCTGTGGATACGGTGGCTTGCGCCGAGGTCTGGGATACCTCAGCGGCAGCTGTGGGCCCTGCtaa